Proteins encoded within one genomic window of Kibdelosporangium phytohabitans:
- a CDS encoding BTAD domain-containing putative transcriptional regulator, producing the protein MRFGVLGPLEVWTADGRPVRVPELKVRALLAALLAGDGRPVPADRLVEDLWGADPPGKPGGVLRSKVSQLRRALAEAEPDARTLVVHRAPGYLLRLGGDGAETDAQQFTELVTRARAQPDPRAQSAVLAEALALWRGAAYADFADEQFARPAVARLTELRLTALEEQAQARLALGEHSLLAGELADLIEEHPLRERLRAVHMRALYGAGRAGEALASFADVRARLADELGMDPSQQLTDLHQAILRQDPHLAAPSAPVTSAARPSGNLPAALSELIGREHAVAEVGHLVETARMVTLTGPGGVGKTRLAVRTGGELTKSFPDGVWLAELDAVAGPAEVIATALGVRDGAGTEPLVERLAGALRHKQALLVLDNCEQVVEEVAVLAETLLKAGPDLRILATSRQPLGVDGERLWVVPPLDQDRAAELFVARAAATAPGFVLGEDNAEAVAAICARLDGIPLALELAATRVRSLGVRQLADRLGDRFQVLAAGRRGAPQRQQTLRGMIDWSWELLADDERELLRRLAVFSGGCTLAAAETVCAGDDVLDLLARLVDRSLVVTDGRDSADGPRYRLLESVAAYAMERLEESGEVDRVQRAHFEYFTAFAEQAQPHLLGHGQRQWLRLLDAEIGNLHGALDGAVRQKNAAVALRLANATAWYRYLRGRWGAARRALDLALGIDGPAPDSDRATAEVWRAGAGIMARDDIGPFAEADVLRRIGDPVRRARAEWYLEFARIGFGDPESGDQAVHRILAVFRGHADRWGTAATLTTRAWNALARSDLAKAADDAGRAVALFGELGDSWGRMQAMDVLGEVAQITGDYPRAARLHRDGLRVAEDLGLWRDVSYKLAQLGRIALLSGDYPRAEEFHERARRLAAEQSDRFGEQFAEIGLALAARRQGRMDEAEAHLDGWLDWYREIGWAPGVALVYAERGFIAESRGDAKTALDLHRAGFAAAKGTSDPRAVALAVEGIAGALSLAGDATVAARLLGAAGSARQAAGAPLPSAERGDIDRITERTRELLGEPGFTTEYERGSALSAAGLAAELMSTMDENGSKTTG; encoded by the coding sequence ATGCGTTTCGGGGTGCTCGGTCCGTTGGAGGTCTGGACCGCTGACGGCAGGCCGGTACGGGTGCCCGAGCTGAAGGTGCGCGCCCTGCTGGCGGCGCTGCTGGCCGGCGACGGCCGTCCGGTGCCCGCGGATCGCCTGGTCGAGGACCTCTGGGGCGCCGACCCGCCCGGCAAGCCGGGTGGCGTGCTGCGCAGCAAGGTCTCCCAGCTGCGCCGTGCTCTCGCCGAGGCCGAACCGGACGCGCGGACGCTTGTCGTGCACCGGGCGCCCGGCTACCTGCTGAGGCTCGGCGGAGACGGCGCGGAAACCGACGCCCAGCAGTTCACCGAGCTGGTCACGCGTGCCAGGGCGCAGCCGGACCCACGCGCCCAGTCCGCGGTGCTGGCGGAGGCGCTGGCGTTGTGGCGTGGCGCCGCGTACGCCGACTTCGCCGACGAGCAGTTCGCCCGGCCCGCTGTCGCCCGGCTGACCGAGCTGCGGCTGACCGCGCTGGAGGAGCAGGCGCAGGCCCGGCTGGCGTTGGGGGAGCACAGCCTGCTGGCCGGGGAACTGGCCGACTTGATCGAGGAGCACCCGCTGCGCGAACGGCTGCGTGCGGTGCACATGCGTGCCCTGTACGGCGCTGGGCGCGCCGGGGAGGCGTTGGCGAGCTTCGCCGACGTCCGCGCCCGGCTGGCCGACGAGCTCGGGATGGACCCCAGCCAGCAGCTGACCGACCTGCACCAGGCGATCCTCCGGCAGGACCCGCACCTGGCCGCGCCGTCGGCGCCGGTCACGTCGGCGGCCCGGCCGAGCGGCAACCTGCCCGCCGCGCTGTCGGAGCTGATCGGCCGGGAGCACGCGGTGGCCGAGGTGGGTCACCTGGTCGAGACGGCGCGGATGGTCACGCTCACCGGCCCCGGCGGTGTCGGCAAGACCCGGCTGGCCGTCCGGACCGGCGGCGAGTTGACGAAGTCGTTCCCGGATGGAGTGTGGCTGGCCGAATTGGACGCCGTCGCGGGCCCGGCCGAGGTGATCGCCACGGCGCTGGGCGTCCGTGACGGCGCCGGGACCGAGCCGTTGGTCGAACGGCTGGCGGGCGCGTTGCGCCACAAACAGGCGTTGCTGGTGCTCGACAACTGCGAGCAGGTCGTCGAAGAGGTCGCCGTTCTGGCTGAGACGCTGCTGAAGGCGGGACCGGATCTGCGGATCCTGGCCACCAGCAGGCAGCCGCTCGGTGTGGACGGTGAACGGCTGTGGGTGGTGCCGCCGCTCGATCAGGACCGCGCGGCCGAGTTGTTCGTGGCGAGGGCCGCCGCGACGGCGCCGGGTTTCGTTCTCGGTGAGGACAACGCGGAGGCGGTCGCGGCGATCTGTGCGCGGCTCGACGGTATCCCGCTGGCGCTGGAGCTGGCCGCGACCAGGGTGCGGTCGTTGGGTGTACGGCAGCTGGCCGACCGGCTCGGTGACCGTTTCCAGGTGTTGGCGGCGGGGCGTCGTGGTGCTCCGCAGCGGCAGCAGACGCTGCGGGGGATGATCGACTGGAGCTGGGAGCTGCTCGCCGACGACGAGCGGGAGTTGTTGCGCCGCCTCGCGGTTTTCTCCGGTGGGTGCACGCTCGCGGCGGCTGAGACCGTGTGCGCGGGCGACGACGTCCTTGACCTGCTGGCCCGGCTGGTCGACCGCTCGCTGGTGGTGACCGACGGCCGGGACAGCGCGGACGGGCCGCGCTACCGGCTGCTGGAATCGGTGGCCGCGTACGCGATGGAGCGGCTGGAGGAATCCGGCGAGGTCGACCGCGTGCAGCGGGCCCACTTCGAGTACTTCACCGCGTTCGCCGAACAAGCGCAGCCGCATCTGCTCGGGCACGGCCAACGGCAATGGTTGCGCCTGCTGGACGCCGAGATCGGCAACCTGCACGGGGCACTGGACGGTGCTGTGCGGCAGAAGAACGCGGCAGTCGCGTTGCGGCTGGCCAACGCCACCGCGTGGTACCGCTACCTGCGCGGCCGGTGGGGCGCGGCCCGGCGGGCGCTGGACCTGGCGCTCGGAATCGACGGTCCCGCACCGGACTCGGACCGGGCGACGGCCGAGGTGTGGCGGGCAGGCGCCGGGATCATGGCACGTGACGACATCGGTCCGTTCGCGGAAGCCGATGTCCTGCGACGGATCGGCGACCCGGTACGGCGGGCGCGGGCGGAGTGGTACCTCGAGTTCGCCCGGATCGGGTTCGGCGACCCCGAATCGGGCGACCAGGCCGTGCACCGGATCCTCGCGGTGTTCCGCGGCCACGCCGACCGGTGGGGTACCGCGGCGACCCTGACCACGCGTGCGTGGAACGCCTTGGCCCGCAGCGATCTCGCCAAGGCGGCCGACGACGCCGGGCGGGCCGTGGCGCTGTTCGGCGAACTGGGCGACAGCTGGGGCCGGATGCAGGCGATGGACGTGCTCGGCGAGGTCGCGCAGATCACCGGCGACTACCCGCGGGCCGCTCGGCTGCACCGCGACGGGCTGCGGGTCGCCGAGGACCTGGGGCTGTGGCGTGACGTGTCGTACAAGCTCGCCCAGCTCGGCCGGATCGCGTTGCTGTCCGGTGACTACCCCCGCGCCGAGGAGTTCCACGAACGCGCCCGGCGGCTGGCCGCCGAGCAGTCCGACCGGTTCGGCGAGCAGTTCGCCGAGATCGGGCTGGCGCTGGCGGCCCGCAGGCAGGGCCGGATGGACGAAGCCGAGGCACACCTCGACGGGTGGCTGGACTGGTACCGCGAGATCGGCTGGGCGCCGGGAGTCGCGCTCGTGTACGCCGAACGCGGATTCATCGCCGAGTCGCGCGGTGACGCGAAAACCGCGCTCGACCTGCACCGGGCGGGGTTCGCCGCGGCGAAGGGCACCAGCGACCCGAGGGCCGTCGCGCTCGCGGTCGAGGGTATCGCGGGAGCGCTGTCGCTGGCCGGTGACGCGACCGTCGCGGCACGCCTGCTCGGCGCGGCGGGCTCGGCACGGCAGGCAGCCGGAGCGCCACTGCCGTCGGCCGAACGCGGCGACATCGACCGGATCACCGAACGGACCCGCGAGCTGCTCGGCGAACCCGGGTTCACCACCGAATACGAGCGCGGTTCGGCACTCTCCGCAGCCGGGCTTGCCGCCGAATTGATGTCCACTATGGACGAAAATGGTTCGAAAACCACTGGATGA
- a CDS encoding DUF2306 domain-containing protein produces MVDSSTVDTKRPERRGGPAPLWRTPWLIALVVLVIAFMVYALPPYLTLDPNQAAVTLHPDYPPHYPFLVVHIFTGTVTFLTACLQLWPWLRRKHPAVHRVSGRLYVFLGVLPSALLAIAIVPWAFDGQPAGAIGNTLSGALWLGTTFAGFAAARRRRFAEHRRWMIYSFALALHIVWGRVFGLMAEHFPWFAVDGQIIKEWSGWFGVAFNLAVAWWLLNRKRVRARSKVVSAA; encoded by the coding sequence ATGGTGGACTCATCCACAGTGGACACAAAGCGACCGGAGCGGCGAGGGGGACCGGCGCCGTTATGGCGCACTCCCTGGCTGATCGCGCTGGTGGTGCTGGTGATCGCGTTCATGGTCTACGCGCTGCCGCCCTACCTCACCCTCGACCCCAACCAGGCCGCGGTGACGCTGCACCCCGATTACCCGCCGCACTACCCGTTCCTGGTGGTGCACATCTTCACCGGGACCGTCACGTTCCTGACCGCATGCCTGCAGCTGTGGCCGTGGCTGCGCCGCAAGCACCCCGCTGTGCACCGAGTCAGCGGCCGGCTTTACGTGTTCCTCGGCGTGCTGCCCAGCGCGTTGCTCGCCATCGCCATCGTGCCGTGGGCGTTCGACGGTCAACCCGCGGGCGCGATCGGCAACACCCTGTCCGGCGCTCTGTGGCTGGGCACGACGTTCGCCGGGTTCGCCGCGGCCCGACGCCGCAGGTTCGCCGAACACCGCCGGTGGATGATCTACAGCTTCGCGCTGGCGCTGCACATCGTGTGGGGCCGGGTCTTCGGGCTGATGGCCGAGCACTTCCCGTGGTTCGCGGTGGACGGCCAGATCATCAAGGAGTGGTCGGGCTGGTTCGGTGTGGCGTTCAACCTGGCCGTCGCGTGGTGGTTGCTCAACCGC
- a CDS encoding DUF1905 domain-containing protein, with product MTSTGPGPLDHTFTATLVQSPAKGGWTYVVMDGSADFFATRGLVKVTGTIDGEEFTSSFMALGDGTHKLPVTAAIRRRISKQPGDSVTVHLQHRLK from the coding sequence ATGACCAGCACCGGACCGGGCCCGCTTGACCACACCTTCACCGCCACGCTCGTCCAGAGCCCCGCCAAGGGCGGCTGGACCTACGTGGTCATGGACGGCTCCGCCGACTTCTTCGCCACCCGCGGCCTGGTGAAGGTCACCGGCACCATCGACGGCGAGGAGTTCACCAGCTCCTTCATGGCGCTCGGTGACGGCACCCACAAACTCCCTGTCACCGCGGCGATCCGCCGCCGCATCTCCAAACAGCCCGGTGACAGCGTCACTGTGCACCTCCAGCACCGCTTGAAGTGA
- a CDS encoding nucleotide disphospho-sugar-binding domain-containing protein, producing the protein MRFLFVPGNSPSPIFSQAVLATAARSAGHQVLVGGIEWVQPDIAGIGLSPVRISPLTEQDVANFMSTAPADPVLQAVAVGKIYAEIALDSQKALLELAGHWRPDLVVGGSMFYTAPLLAHQLGIPSVRLDWDRCDSAMYAPGAAEVLEPALPGFGLTAVPEPDLWVDICPPSLRAADAPPVQLMRWSPVNPQVPLEPWMYSKGDRPRVYITAGARLFSGDHLRDMARAISDLGVEVVIGAPERVAKDLRAELPDARIGWVPLDVLAPTCDVILHHGGGVTDMTAIRYGVPQVIVNYDISREAMQQLADYGAAIMLAPGEEAPEKIAAACREVLTDTRYRARAGELAAEIAALPSPAEIVGMMEKLVTGGKTWAA; encoded by the coding sequence GTGAGGTTCCTGTTCGTACCGGGCAACAGCCCTTCTCCGATCTTCTCGCAGGCGGTGCTGGCCACGGCCGCTCGCAGCGCGGGCCACCAGGTGCTGGTCGGCGGAATCGAGTGGGTGCAGCCGGACATCGCCGGTATCGGCCTGTCGCCGGTGCGGATCTCCCCGCTGACCGAACAGGACGTCGCCAACTTCATGTCCACCGCGCCGGCCGACCCGGTCCTGCAGGCCGTCGCGGTCGGCAAGATCTACGCGGAGATCGCGCTGGACAGCCAGAAAGCGCTGCTCGAGCTCGCCGGGCACTGGCGGCCGGACCTGGTCGTCGGCGGGTCGATGTTCTACACCGCGCCGCTGCTGGCCCACCAGCTCGGTATCCCGTCGGTCCGGCTGGACTGGGACCGGTGCGACTCCGCGATGTACGCGCCGGGCGCGGCCGAAGTGCTCGAACCGGCGCTGCCCGGCTTCGGCCTGACCGCCGTGCCGGAACCCGACCTCTGGGTGGACATCTGCCCGCCGAGCCTGCGCGCGGCCGACGCGCCACCGGTCCAGCTGATGCGCTGGTCGCCGGTGAACCCGCAGGTGCCGCTCGAACCGTGGATGTACAGCAAGGGCGACCGGCCACGCGTCTACATCACGGCGGGCGCACGGCTGTTCAGCGGCGACCACCTGCGCGACATGGCACGCGCCATCAGCGACCTCGGCGTCGAGGTGGTGATCGGCGCGCCTGAACGCGTCGCCAAGGACCTGCGTGCCGAACTGCCGGACGCGCGCATCGGCTGGGTGCCGCTGGATGTGCTGGCGCCGACGTGCGACGTGATCCTGCACCACGGCGGCGGCGTGACGGACATGACGGCGATCCGCTACGGCGTCCCGCAGGTGATCGTCAACTACGACATCTCGCGTGAAGCCATGCAACAACTCGCCGACTACGGCGCGGCGATCATGCTCGCGCCCGGCGAGGAGGCCCCGGAGAAGATCGCGGCGGCCTGCCGTGAGGTGCTGACCGACACGCGGTACCGCGCACGGGCGGGTGAACTCGCCGCGGAGATCGCCGCGTTGCCGTCACCCGCGGAGATCGTCGGCATGATGGAGAAGCTCGTGACCGGGGGGAAGACATGGGCGGCGTGA
- a CDS encoding NADPH-dependent FMN reductase, protein MINEPVTTAAPPDTRDDRIRLGVIIGSIRDGRFGPTVARWFAGRAGRRDDIDLDLIDLAEAWLPDVLSYNAVDPDGDRPQPVRTLAPWLAAADAFVIVTPEYNHSFPGSLKTAIDWFREEWRAKPVGFVSYGGVAGGLRAVEQLRLVFAELDAVTVRETVSFHNHTDQFGTDGKPRDSETFDAAADLLLGRLGWWARALRDHRAKHPFGR, encoded by the coding sequence GTGATCAACGAACCGGTGACCACAGCGGCGCCGCCGGACACCCGGGACGACCGGATCCGGCTCGGCGTGATCATCGGCAGCATCCGTGACGGCCGGTTCGGGCCGACCGTGGCGCGGTGGTTCGCCGGCCGTGCGGGCAGGCGCGACGACATCGACCTCGACCTGATCGACCTGGCGGAGGCGTGGCTGCCGGACGTGCTGAGCTACAACGCCGTCGACCCGGACGGCGACCGGCCGCAGCCGGTGCGCACGCTCGCGCCCTGGCTGGCCGCGGCGGACGCGTTCGTGATCGTGACCCCCGAGTACAACCACAGCTTCCCCGGGTCGCTGAAGACCGCGATCGACTGGTTCCGCGAGGAGTGGCGGGCCAAACCGGTCGGTTTCGTGTCGTACGGCGGCGTCGCGGGCGGTCTGCGCGCGGTGGAACAGCTGCGGCTGGTCTTCGCCGAACTGGACGCGGTGACCGTGCGCGAGACCGTCAGCTTCCACAACCACACCGACCAGTTCGGCACCGACGGCAAACCACGGGACAGCGAGACCTTCGACGCGGCCGCGGACCTGTTGCTCGGCCGGCTCGGCTGGTGGGCACGGGCGTTGCGCGACCACCGTGCCAAGCACCCGTTCGGCCGTTGA
- a CDS encoding DUF1761 domain-containing protein, with product MIALGIAVAALAAFVASSVYYALVTPLERRTVGEAALDRGRPAPWKVLTELARTAVVAAVFAWVADRSGDLSVGHGLVLALILWVGFPLVLLSGSVMWEKVHPATATMHAGDWLLKLLLVAVAVGLLH from the coding sequence ATGATCGCTCTGGGCATCGCGGTTGCCGCACTCGCGGCGTTCGTCGCCAGTTCCGTCTACTACGCGCTGGTGACACCGCTGGAACGACGAACCGTCGGCGAAGCCGCGCTCGACCGTGGCCGTCCCGCACCGTGGAAGGTGCTGACCGAGCTGGCGCGAACCGCCGTCGTGGCCGCGGTGTTCGCGTGGGTTGCCGACCGGTCCGGCGACCTCTCGGTCGGGCACGGCCTCGTGCTCGCGCTGATCCTGTGGGTCGGCTTCCCGCTCGTGCTGCTCTCCGGCTCGGTGATGTGGGAGAAAGTCCACCCGGCCACCGCCACCATGCACGCCGGGGACTGGCTGCTCAAGCTACTGCTTGTCGCCGTCGCCGTCGGCCTCCTGCACTGA
- a CDS encoding MFS transporter produces MSTNEAAQPGLRAGPREWLGLAVLTLPLLVLALDVSVLFLAAPHLGTDLQPTSTELLWILDIYGFLIAGFLVTMGTIGDRIGRRKLLIIGAIAFALASALAAYSTSPVMLIIARAALGVAGATLMPSTLALISNMFKDPKQRGFAIGIWMTTFSAGISIGPIVGGALLENFWWGSVFLIAVPVMALLVIVAPMLLPEYRDPDAGKLDLLSVVLSLATILPVIYGLKEIAAGHSGWLPYIALVAGIVFGAVFTRRQKRLDNPMIDLRLFKTRAFSAALALLLLGITAINGVNFLYPQFLQSVLGLSPMTAGLWMIPIALAAVAGSLIAPLLARKIRPAFVIAGGAVISVAGFLLITQVDAVSGIGLLMVAGVVTITGLSPMGVLTTDMVIGTAPAEKAGAAAALSETSGELGVGLGVAVMGTVATAIYRSEITETTPPGLPQEAAAAGQESLNGAVAAAKDLPPDQAAALLEPAREAFTSGLNIAGLVGAVLLVALAVVSATLLRHLPPVGTESESAESSDDPSSAESDQQAVTPK; encoded by the coding sequence ATGTCCACCAACGAGGCCGCGCAACCCGGCCTGCGTGCCGGTCCACGGGAGTGGCTCGGCCTCGCCGTGCTCACGCTGCCCCTGCTCGTGCTGGCGCTCGACGTCAGCGTGCTGTTCCTGGCCGCGCCGCACCTGGGCACCGACCTGCAGCCGACCAGCACCGAGCTGCTGTGGATCCTGGACATCTACGGCTTCCTGATCGCGGGTTTCCTGGTCACGATGGGCACCATCGGTGACCGGATCGGCAGGCGGAAGCTGCTGATCATCGGTGCGATCGCGTTCGCGCTGGCGTCGGCGCTCGCGGCGTACTCGACGTCGCCGGTGATGCTGATCATCGCCCGCGCTGCGCTCGGTGTCGCCGGTGCGACGCTGATGCCGTCGACGCTCGCGTTGATCAGCAACATGTTCAAGGATCCCAAGCAGCGGGGGTTCGCGATCGGTATCTGGATGACGACGTTCTCGGCCGGTATCTCGATCGGCCCGATCGTCGGTGGCGCGCTGCTGGAGAACTTCTGGTGGGGTTCGGTGTTCCTGATCGCGGTGCCGGTGATGGCGCTGCTGGTGATCGTGGCGCCGATGCTGCTGCCGGAGTACCGCGACCCGGACGCCGGGAAGCTGGACCTGCTCAGCGTCGTGCTGTCGCTGGCGACGATCCTGCCGGTGATCTACGGTCTGAAGGAGATCGCGGCGGGCCACAGTGGATGGTTGCCGTACATCGCGCTCGTGGCCGGTATCGTGTTCGGCGCGGTCTTCACCCGCAGGCAGAAGCGCCTGGACAACCCGATGATCGACCTGCGGTTGTTCAAGACCCGCGCGTTCTCCGCCGCGCTCGCGTTGCTGCTGCTGGGAATCACGGCGATCAACGGCGTGAACTTCCTGTACCCGCAGTTCCTGCAGTCGGTGCTGGGCCTGTCGCCCATGACAGCGGGTCTGTGGATGATCCCGATCGCGCTGGCGGCGGTGGCCGGTTCGCTGATCGCGCCGCTGCTGGCACGCAAGATCAGGCCCGCCTTCGTGATCGCGGGCGGAGCGGTGATCTCGGTGGCCGGTTTCCTGCTGATCACCCAGGTGGACGCGGTGTCGGGGATCGGGCTGCTGATGGTGGCGGGTGTGGTGACCATCACCGGCCTGAGCCCGATGGGCGTGCTGACAACGGATATGGTGATCGGGACAGCGCCGGCGGAGAAAGCAGGAGCAGCGGCGGCACTGTCGGAGACGAGCGGTGAACTGGGCGTCGGCCTCGGCGTCGCGGTGATGGGAACGGTCGCGACGGCGATCTACCGTTCGGAGATAACGGAAACGACGCCACCCGGCCTCCCGCAGGAAGCAGCGGCGGCGGGCCAGGAAAGCCTCAACGGCGCGGTGGCCGCGGCCAAGGACCTCCCACCGGACCAGGCAGCGGCACTGCTGGAACCGGCACGGGAAGCGTTCACCAGCGGCCTGAACATCGCGGGCCTCGTCGGCGCGGTGCTCCTGGTGGCACTGGCAGTCGTATCGGCAACCCTCCTCCGGCACCTTCCCCCAGTAGGTACGGAGAGCGAATCGGCGGAGTCCTCGGACGACCCGAGTTCCGCCGAGTCGGACCAGCAGGCCGTCACCCCCAAGTAA
- a CDS encoding TetR/AcrR family transcriptional regulator, producing the protein MSTGATVPRRGRPRGSDDGELLTIARNAFITHGFRGTTMDAVAAEARVSKQSLYRAYSSKDALYAAVVRDWVERGQGAMRPHATALGETDDIEAGLLRFAGILQGGLLSPPVLQMRTLVAAEALRFPEVAADYVTRSWSHNLRTLATTLDTLAQRGLLRIDDADLAAEQLTWLIVAAPLNRLTLQAGAQPYTEDELRAVAAEGVATFLSRYGP; encoded by the coding sequence ATGTCGACCGGAGCCACCGTTCCCCGCCGCGGCCGCCCCCGCGGCAGCGACGACGGCGAACTGCTGACCATCGCCCGGAACGCGTTCATCACCCACGGCTTCCGAGGCACCACCATGGACGCGGTGGCAGCCGAGGCACGCGTGTCGAAGCAGTCGCTCTACCGCGCGTACTCATCGAAGGACGCGCTCTACGCGGCAGTGGTACGCGATTGGGTAGAACGCGGACAAGGCGCGATGCGGCCCCACGCGACCGCGCTCGGCGAAACCGACGACATAGAAGCCGGGCTGCTCCGGTTCGCCGGAATCCTGCAAGGGGGACTGCTGAGTCCGCCCGTACTGCAGATGCGCACGCTGGTCGCCGCCGAGGCGTTGCGGTTCCCCGAGGTCGCGGCCGACTACGTGACCCGCAGCTGGAGCCACAACCTGCGAACCCTGGCCACCACACTCGACACCCTCGCCCAGCGCGGCCTGCTCCGCATCGACGACGCGGACCTGGCGGCCGAGCAGCTCACCTGGCTCATCGTCGCCGCCCCGCTCAACCGGCTCACACTGCAAGCAGGTGCCCAGCCGTACACCGAGGACGAACTACGCGCGGTGGCCGCCGAAGGTGTCGCCACCTTCCTCAGCCGGTACGGCCCGTGA
- a CDS encoding FAD-dependent oxidoreductase has protein sequence MGGVTRTAVIGGGMAGCAAAKELVGEGHDVVVFESGEGLGGRARSWHRSEIEPSVGINLMCASIYTQMWQRVREYGLEDQLVEISSNLLVVDNGVPASLPSDSPKAVLGYRHAPRRDRFAFVVNSLKEFFLNSKKIDLFDAEKLARFDDGKSAVDYGRKFLSERGFDYMLRAQIEGFWNFRCEDISAAHAKALLATMGGVRFYVFANGMQVLAERDAEGSDIRLGHEVTGVQRSGDRVELTWRAGGDVESDVFDNVVLATPAPIAAKLTAALPDLWVDADTRRFLESQEYEPALSVSYLVDRGNLPSTTHLMAGGSADPKIRNMIIYPRMAGDEEKFLVFAYPGRAITRSLLGKPAEQQFATVTPLLKTMVPDFPADPEPFQIAERPHGFPIPAPGRYRWSVRVSQRQRPPVVYAGDYFSAPTTEAAMLAGHRAAASLSGS, from the coding sequence ATGGGCGGCGTGACGAGGACCGCCGTGATCGGCGGCGGGATGGCGGGCTGCGCCGCGGCGAAGGAGCTCGTCGGCGAGGGCCACGACGTGGTCGTCTTCGAGTCCGGCGAAGGTCTCGGCGGCCGGGCGCGGTCGTGGCACCGCTCGGAGATCGAACCGAGCGTCGGCATCAACCTGATGTGCGCCAGCATCTACACCCAGATGTGGCAGCGCGTGCGTGAGTACGGCCTCGAGGACCAGCTCGTGGAGATCTCCAGCAACCTGCTGGTGGTCGACAACGGCGTACCGGCGAGCCTGCCGTCGGACTCGCCGAAGGCCGTGCTGGGCTACCGGCACGCGCCCCGCCGCGACCGGTTCGCGTTCGTGGTCAACTCGTTGAAGGAGTTCTTCCTCAACAGCAAGAAGATCGACCTGTTCGACGCGGAGAAGCTGGCCAGGTTCGACGACGGCAAGTCCGCGGTGGACTACGGCAGGAAGTTCCTGTCCGAGCGCGGGTTCGACTACATGCTGCGCGCGCAGATCGAGGGCTTCTGGAACTTCCGCTGCGAGGACATCTCGGCGGCGCACGCGAAGGCGTTGCTGGCGACCATGGGCGGCGTGCGGTTCTACGTGTTCGCCAACGGCATGCAGGTACTGGCCGAACGCGACGCGGAAGGCTCCGACATCCGCCTCGGCCACGAGGTCACGGGTGTCCAGCGGTCCGGTGACCGGGTCGAACTGACCTGGCGGGCGGGCGGGGACGTCGAGTCGGACGTGTTCGACAACGTCGTGCTGGCCACGCCCGCGCCGATCGCGGCGAAGCTCACGGCGGCACTGCCCGACCTGTGGGTGGACGCGGACACCCGTCGCTTCCTGGAATCCCAGGAGTACGAACCGGCGCTGTCGGTGTCCTACCTGGTCGACCGCGGCAACCTGCCGTCGACGACGCACCTGATGGCAGGCGGCTCGGCGGACCCGAAGATCCGCAACATGATCATCTACCCGAGGATGGCGGGCGACGAGGAGAAGTTCCTGGTCTTCGCCTACCCGGGCCGGGCGATCACCCGGAGCCTGCTCGGCAAGCCGGCGGAGCAGCAGTTCGCGACGGTGACCCCGCTGCTGAAGACGATGGTGCCGGACTTCCCGGCCGATCCCGAGCCGTTCCAGATCGCCGAACGGCCTCACGGGTTCCCGATTCCCGCCCCTGGGCGCTACCGGTGGTCGGTCCGCGTGTCGCAGCGCCAGCGTCCACCTGTGGTGTACGCGGGCGACTACTTCAGCGCGCCGACAACGGAAGCCGCGATGCTGGCCGGTCACCGCGCCGCCGCCAGCTTGTCGGGTTCCTAG